In Bactrocera oleae isolate idBacOlea1 chromosome 3, idBacOlea1, whole genome shotgun sequence, a genomic segment contains:
- the LOC106622979 gene encoding breast cancer anti-estrogen resistance protein 3 homolog isoform X2, translating to MDNVDGSGNLSSSIGGSTTSIIGQLNLQQHHQFPPNSMAVSTPSSEQQEAIALKKALEWELSLDAKDLRSHAWYHGPLSRQRAEEIVQREGEFLIRDCASQPDNYVLTCHTKTQVLHFVINKILLQPETVYERVQYQFEEDAFDAVPDLITFYVGSGKPISVASGARIQYPCNRTYPLSFYGHKIVGNHLHTQMLAGIRGASPLNSPLSHNGNFRFGSGIITQHTQQQQPVHSPMSSPPRVKREIPPRLPSKKQRSQSLTPAHVTPTSIRQSHKSESCSSADGIIQAAPTQPNEVVSISNGFRDHGRRLSNLEKEVLASEVSLVGGDNINLQSHLEHLAQAGKLHGNGFQTIARCSAVTEAVDHFKFTTHSLPRPNTNNFRGNSIMRISSLARDFGSDAVGLSTSLEGRQIPELPEKPPSPPPKPVRANSQTRKEKEQQQQLAAHRAGIVGVGYHASGSDSGNGSGDSVQSSIPGDSNEFTPHRGVIIKNPRFLSSSASSAALKSLADFDVVAAEEQLFTMEIPDFKPVSKFDFENFITLLLPSVDNKPLDGDALTTFKMMLLETGPKVIAEHITRIDIGLLIEELPEDEDRNVLDCCGLEMLTLPFGKVFRADLIERTQCMKLIVAVTILTCQTDLDRAELLSKWIQIAVETKTALGNLFGFCAIMLGLCMPQIQKLEQAWHILRQKYTDSAFTFEAKLRPTLISMNECSNPQAPNTTVPHVLLYALLKDRSIIDIISANNINLDDRCSLYGTCITAWEAKADDFGMTINFLHLDSARHFLNNLSLYRKNAKILLEESSKRLDELLSDAFRTEFHVKFLWGSNGVTATPEDRHSKLEKVLALMADKFCSVDSAAA from the exons ATGGACAATGTCGATGGAAGTGGCAACTTGAGCAGTAGTATTGGTGGCTCTACAACATCCATTATCGGTCAGTTGAACCTACAGCAGCATCATCAATTCCCACCCAACAGCATGGCGGTTAGCACACCGTCTAGCGAACAACAAGAAGCAATTGCTTTGAAAAAGGCTTTGGAATGGGAGCTGAGTTTGGATGCAAAGGATTTACGTTCGCATGCCTGGTATCATGGACCACTGTCACGGCAACGCGCCGAGGAGATTGTACAGAGGGAAGGAGAATTTTTGATAAGAGACTGCGCTTCCCAACCGGACAATTATGTTCTCACCTGTCACACCAAAACGCAAGTGCTACATTTCGTTATAAACAAG ATTCTTTTACAACCCGAGACTGTCTATGAACGCGTACAGTATCAATTTGAGGAGGATGCCTTTGATGCAGTGCCCGACCTTATCACTTTCTATGTTGGTTCag GCAAACCCATTTCGGTAGCTTCCGGTGCTCGCATACAGTATCCCTGCAATCGCACATATCCTTTATCATTCTATGGACACAAAATTGTCGGCAATCATTTGCACACACAAATGTTGGCCGGCATACGAGGTGCTAGTCCACTTAATTCTCCACTAAGCCACAATGGGAATTTTCGTTTTGGATCCGGTATTATAACACAACATacccaacagcaacaaccagtCCATAGCCCCATGTCATCACCTCCGCGTGTCAAACGCGAAATACCACCACGTTTGCCATCAAAGAAACAGCGCTCTCAATCTCTCACGCCAGCACATGTCACGCCTACTAGCATACGTCAATCACATAAAAGTGAATCGTGCTCAAGTGCTGATGGTATTATACAAGCAGCGCCTACACAACCTAATGAGGTCGTCAGTATTTCGAATGGATTCCGTGATCATGGACGTCGATTAAGCAATTTAGAGAAAGAGGTGCTAGCGAGTGAGGTATCGTTAGTTGGTGgggataatattaatttacaaaGCCATTTGGAGCATTTGGCGCAAGCGGGCAAACTACATGGTAATGGATTTCAAACGATCGCGCGCTGTTCCGCAGTAACCGAGGCAGTAGATCATTTCAAATTCACCACACATTCATTGCCACGCCCCAATACTAATAACTTTCGCGGTAATAGCATTATGCGTATCTCAAGTTTGGCACGAGATTTTGGTTCAGATGCCGTTGGCTTGAGCACAAGCTTAGAAGGCAGACAAATACCCGAGCTACCAGAGAAACCACCGAGTCCACCACCGAAGCCGGTACGTGCAAATAGTCAGACACGCAAAGAGAAGGAACAGCAACAGCAGTTAGCTGCCCATCGTGCCGGTATTGTGGGGGTTGGTTATCACGCCAGTGGTTCGGATTCAGGCAATGGTTCTGGAGATTCGGTACAGAGCTCGATACCTGGTGACTCCAACGAGTTTACCCCACATCGCGGTGTAATTATAAAGAATCCACGCTTTTTGAGTAGTTCAGCATCTTCGGCAGCTTTGAAGAGTCTTGCTGATTTTGATGTGGTTGCAGCAGAAGAGCAGCTTTTTACCATGGAGATACCCGATTTCAAGCCG GTGTCTAAGTTTGACTTTGAGAACTTCATAACACTACTCTTACCATCAGTGGATAATAAGCCATTGGATGGCGATGCACTCACCACTTTCAAGATGATGTTGCTAGAAACTGGACCCAAAGTAATTGCTGAGCACATAACCCGTATCGATATTGGTCTACTAATTGAAGAGCTGCCTGAAGATGAAGATCGCAATGTCTTGGACTGCTGCGGCTTGGAAATGCTCACGCTACCATTTGGCAAAGTATTCCGCGCTGATTTAATCGAACGCACACAGTGCATGAAACTAATAGTCGCAGTGACAATACTCACCTGTCAAACGGATTTGGATCGCGCCGAGTTACTAAGCAAATGGATACAAATTGCGGTGGAAACGAAAACAGCTTTGGGCAATCTTTTCGGCTTCTGTGCCATTATGTTGGGCTTATGCATGCCACAG ATTCAAAAATTAGAACAAGCCTGGCACATACTCCGCCAGAAGTACACAGACAGCGCTTTCACCTTCGAAGCCAAGCTACGACCCACGCTTATCAGCATGAATGAGTGTTCGAACCCGCAAGCGCCAAACACTACAGTACCACATGTCTTGCTCTATGCGCTCTTGAAAGATCGATCGATCATCGATATTATTAGTGCAAATAATATCAATCTGGACGATCGTTGTTCTCTATATGGCACTTGTATAACAGCATGGGAGGCTAAGGCCGACGATTTCGGCATGACAATTAATTTTCTGCACTTAGACTCGGCGCGTCATTTCCTGAACAATTTATCGCTGTATAGAAAAAATGCGAAGATTTTGCTTGAAGAGTCCAGTAAGCGATTGGATGAATTGCTCAGCGACGCGTTTAG AACCGAGTTCCACGTGAAATTTTTGTGGGGAAGTAATGGTGTCACCGCTACTCCAGAGGATCGTCATTCAAAACTAGAAAAAGTGCTAGCACTCATGGCGGATAAATTCTGCAGTGTGGACTCTGCTGCTGCTTAA
- the LOC106622979 gene encoding breast cancer anti-estrogen resistance protein 3 homolog isoform X1, with translation MGNVQTRQCDARGMAQRRGSMSWNFRYPLMKRRDQTTTIVYDMKMSISNWLDLLGLQQYETNFQMYNTVEDILDLTDFGLKHRGIRQTSHRAKMLSSLMGAQAKYRQSLNIEASTLPRPVSKRKNNCPPMYLSGDSSEIEGSLQRNCSNRNSFSNFRTNSKDSKRLTFHTSDMIYEELDPLATNTTTTKPKNLTNPVTSVSSATDNTSYTMDNVDGSGNLSSSIGGSTTSIIGQLNLQQHHQFPPNSMAVSTPSSEQQEAIALKKALEWELSLDAKDLRSHAWYHGPLSRQRAEEIVQREGEFLIRDCASQPDNYVLTCHTKTQVLHFVINKILLQPETVYERVQYQFEEDAFDAVPDLITFYVGSGKPISVASGARIQYPCNRTYPLSFYGHKIVGNHLHTQMLAGIRGASPLNSPLSHNGNFRFGSGIITQHTQQQQPVHSPMSSPPRVKREIPPRLPSKKQRSQSLTPAHVTPTSIRQSHKSESCSSADGIIQAAPTQPNEVVSISNGFRDHGRRLSNLEKEVLASEVSLVGGDNINLQSHLEHLAQAGKLHGNGFQTIARCSAVTEAVDHFKFTTHSLPRPNTNNFRGNSIMRISSLARDFGSDAVGLSTSLEGRQIPELPEKPPSPPPKPVRANSQTRKEKEQQQQLAAHRAGIVGVGYHASGSDSGNGSGDSVQSSIPGDSNEFTPHRGVIIKNPRFLSSSASSAALKSLADFDVVAAEEQLFTMEIPDFKPVSKFDFENFITLLLPSVDNKPLDGDALTTFKMMLLETGPKVIAEHITRIDIGLLIEELPEDEDRNVLDCCGLEMLTLPFGKVFRADLIERTQCMKLIVAVTILTCQTDLDRAELLSKWIQIAVETKTALGNLFGFCAIMLGLCMPQIQKLEQAWHILRQKYTDSAFTFEAKLRPTLISMNECSNPQAPNTTVPHVLLYALLKDRSIIDIISANNINLDDRCSLYGTCITAWEAKADDFGMTINFLHLDSARHFLNNLSLYRKNAKILLEESSKRLDELLSDAFRTEFHVKFLWGSNGVTATPEDRHSKLEKVLALMADKFCSVDSAAA, from the exons CCAACTTCCAAATGTATAATACTGTCGAAGATATTCTCGATTTAACTGATTTTGGCTTGAAGCACAGGGGCATACGTCAGACCAGTCATCGAGCAAAAATGCTATCAAGCTTGATGGGTGCACAAGCTAAGTACCGGCAGTCGCTGAATATTGAGG cATCCACGTTACCGCGACCGGTGTCCAAACGAAAGAACAATTGTCCACCAATGTATTTATCAGGCGATTCCAGTGAAATAGAGGGGTCGCTGCAGCGTAATTGCAGTAATCGTAAttcattttccaattttagAACTAATAGTAAAGATTCTAAGCGCCTGACTTTTCATACTTCGGATATGAT TTACGAGGAACTAGATCCTCTAGCAACTaatacgacaacaacaaaaccaaaaaatttaaccaaCCCGGTTACTTCCGTTAGCAGTGCAACCGATAACACAAGCTACACAATGGACAATGTCGATGGAAGTGGCAACTTGAGCAGTAGTATTGGTGGCTCTACAACATCCATTATCGGTCAGTTGAACCTACAGCAGCATCATCAATTCCCACCCAACAGCATGGCGGTTAGCACACCGTCTAGCGAACAACAAGAAGCAATTGCTTTGAAAAAGGCTTTGGAATGGGAGCTGAGTTTGGATGCAAAGGATTTACGTTCGCATGCCTGGTATCATGGACCACTGTCACGGCAACGCGCCGAGGAGATTGTACAGAGGGAAGGAGAATTTTTGATAAGAGACTGCGCTTCCCAACCGGACAATTATGTTCTCACCTGTCACACCAAAACGCAAGTGCTACATTTCGTTATAAACAAG ATTCTTTTACAACCCGAGACTGTCTATGAACGCGTACAGTATCAATTTGAGGAGGATGCCTTTGATGCAGTGCCCGACCTTATCACTTTCTATGTTGGTTCag GCAAACCCATTTCGGTAGCTTCCGGTGCTCGCATACAGTATCCCTGCAATCGCACATATCCTTTATCATTCTATGGACACAAAATTGTCGGCAATCATTTGCACACACAAATGTTGGCCGGCATACGAGGTGCTAGTCCACTTAATTCTCCACTAAGCCACAATGGGAATTTTCGTTTTGGATCCGGTATTATAACACAACATacccaacagcaacaaccagtCCATAGCCCCATGTCATCACCTCCGCGTGTCAAACGCGAAATACCACCACGTTTGCCATCAAAGAAACAGCGCTCTCAATCTCTCACGCCAGCACATGTCACGCCTACTAGCATACGTCAATCACATAAAAGTGAATCGTGCTCAAGTGCTGATGGTATTATACAAGCAGCGCCTACACAACCTAATGAGGTCGTCAGTATTTCGAATGGATTCCGTGATCATGGACGTCGATTAAGCAATTTAGAGAAAGAGGTGCTAGCGAGTGAGGTATCGTTAGTTGGTGgggataatattaatttacaaaGCCATTTGGAGCATTTGGCGCAAGCGGGCAAACTACATGGTAATGGATTTCAAACGATCGCGCGCTGTTCCGCAGTAACCGAGGCAGTAGATCATTTCAAATTCACCACACATTCATTGCCACGCCCCAATACTAATAACTTTCGCGGTAATAGCATTATGCGTATCTCAAGTTTGGCACGAGATTTTGGTTCAGATGCCGTTGGCTTGAGCACAAGCTTAGAAGGCAGACAAATACCCGAGCTACCAGAGAAACCACCGAGTCCACCACCGAAGCCGGTACGTGCAAATAGTCAGACACGCAAAGAGAAGGAACAGCAACAGCAGTTAGCTGCCCATCGTGCCGGTATTGTGGGGGTTGGTTATCACGCCAGTGGTTCGGATTCAGGCAATGGTTCTGGAGATTCGGTACAGAGCTCGATACCTGGTGACTCCAACGAGTTTACCCCACATCGCGGTGTAATTATAAAGAATCCACGCTTTTTGAGTAGTTCAGCATCTTCGGCAGCTTTGAAGAGTCTTGCTGATTTTGATGTGGTTGCAGCAGAAGAGCAGCTTTTTACCATGGAGATACCCGATTTCAAGCCG GTGTCTAAGTTTGACTTTGAGAACTTCATAACACTACTCTTACCATCAGTGGATAATAAGCCATTGGATGGCGATGCACTCACCACTTTCAAGATGATGTTGCTAGAAACTGGACCCAAAGTAATTGCTGAGCACATAACCCGTATCGATATTGGTCTACTAATTGAAGAGCTGCCTGAAGATGAAGATCGCAATGTCTTGGACTGCTGCGGCTTGGAAATGCTCACGCTACCATTTGGCAAAGTATTCCGCGCTGATTTAATCGAACGCACACAGTGCATGAAACTAATAGTCGCAGTGACAATACTCACCTGTCAAACGGATTTGGATCGCGCCGAGTTACTAAGCAAATGGATACAAATTGCGGTGGAAACGAAAACAGCTTTGGGCAATCTTTTCGGCTTCTGTGCCATTATGTTGGGCTTATGCATGCCACAG ATTCAAAAATTAGAACAAGCCTGGCACATACTCCGCCAGAAGTACACAGACAGCGCTTTCACCTTCGAAGCCAAGCTACGACCCACGCTTATCAGCATGAATGAGTGTTCGAACCCGCAAGCGCCAAACACTACAGTACCACATGTCTTGCTCTATGCGCTCTTGAAAGATCGATCGATCATCGATATTATTAGTGCAAATAATATCAATCTGGACGATCGTTGTTCTCTATATGGCACTTGTATAACAGCATGGGAGGCTAAGGCCGACGATTTCGGCATGACAATTAATTTTCTGCACTTAGACTCGGCGCGTCATTTCCTGAACAATTTATCGCTGTATAGAAAAAATGCGAAGATTTTGCTTGAAGAGTCCAGTAAGCGATTGGATGAATTGCTCAGCGACGCGTTTAG AACCGAGTTCCACGTGAAATTTTTGTGGGGAAGTAATGGTGTCACCGCTACTCCAGAGGATCGTCATTCAAAACTAGAAAAAGTGCTAGCACTCATGGCGGATAAATTCTGCAGTGTGGACTCTGCTGCTGCTTAA